A single window of bacterium HR17 DNA harbors:
- the ulaE gene encoding L-ribulose-5-phosphate 3-epimerase UlaE, with amino-acid sequence MRKNVRVSESPCDLKGVMEVRKAICLSCVVPQWELERRIALIKDAGYDGFEAHQPSDEGEAQQIKALAAKYGLVVHSVMGGTHWRLPLSAPDDQIRRQAIEGVEQALHFAAVMGAEGVLVVPAVVNEQTDYKTAWELSRQSLKQLVGVAKRLGVQIWVENVWNRFLLSPLEFAAYIDELNGAADSDGDGIVGAYFDVGNILAYGYPQQWIRLLGKRIKRVHLKDFRINEHRFVYLLQGDVNWRAVMEALREVGYDGWLTAELPPYPHAPDQMVFDTARHIDRIIAGQV; translated from the coding sequence TGCGTTGTGCCGCAGTGGGAGTTGGAACGGCGCATCGCGCTTATTAAGGATGCGGGTTACGATGGTTTTGAAGCCCATCAGCCGTCCGATGAGGGAGAGGCGCAGCAGATCAAAGCGCTTGCTGCGAAGTATGGGCTCGTGGTGCACAGCGTCATGGGCGGGACGCATTGGCGTTTGCCTCTTTCCGCTCCCGACGATCAAATCCGGCGGCAAGCCATAGAAGGCGTGGAACAAGCGTTGCATTTTGCGGCTGTCATGGGTGCCGAAGGTGTTTTGGTCGTGCCTGCCGTCGTCAACGAGCAAACCGATTACAAAACTGCATGGGAATTGTCCCGACAATCGCTGAAGCAGTTGGTCGGTGTTGCCAAGCGGTTGGGCGTGCAAATCTGGGTGGAGAATGTATGGAACCGCTTTTTGCTGTCCCCGCTGGAATTCGCTGCCTACATTGACGAGTTAAACGGCGCCGCTGACTCTGACGGCGACGGGATCGTCGGCGCCTACTTTGATGTCGGCAACATTCTCGCTTACGGCTACCCGCAGCAGTGGATTCGTCTGCTGGGCAAGCGCATCAAGCGCGTGCACCTGAAAGATTTCCGTATCAATGAGCATCGGTTTGTTTACTTGCTGCAAGGCGATGTGAACTGGCGGGCGGTGATGGAAGCGTTGCGGGAAGTCGGCTACGATGGTTGGCTGACGGCAGAGTTGCCGCCTTACCCGCACGCCCCAGACCAAATGGTTTTTGACACTGCCCGCCACATAGACCGCATTATCGCCGGACAGGTGTGA
- a CDS encoding AP-4-A phosphorylase, with translation MGRQILWAPWRLAYVKSAHEQRGCIFCEKVCQNDDRTNLIVARFAHTFVILNAFPYNNGHLMVVPYRHVPNLSDLRDDELAELMKTTQIAERVLRAALNPQGFNIGMNLGRCAGAGIEEHLHIHVVPRWHGDTNFMPVIADVKVLPELLGQTYERLQPLFAQYAAGQK, from the coding sequence ATGGGACGGCAAATTCTCTGGGCGCCTTGGAGGTTGGCGTATGTGAAAAGTGCGCATGAACAGCGGGGCTGTATCTTTTGCGAGAAGGTATGCCAGAACGATGATCGCACCAACCTCATCGTGGCGCGTTTCGCCCACACCTTTGTGATCTTGAATGCGTTCCCTTACAACAACGGGCATTTGATGGTCGTTCCCTATCGCCATGTCCCCAACTTGTCAGACTTGCGTGACGACGAATTGGCGGAGTTGATGAAGACCACGCAAATTGCGGAACGCGTGCTGCGAGCGGCACTGAACCCGCAAGGGTTCAACATCGGCATGAATTTAGGACGGTGCGCCGGTGCAGGTATTGAAGAGCATTTGCACATCCATGTCGTGCCCCGTTGGCATGGGGATACAAACTTTATGCCTGTGATCGCGGATGTGAAGGTGCTGCCGGAATTGCTGGGGCAGACTTACGAGCGGCTGCAGCCGTTGTTCGCACAATATGCCGCCGGTCAAAAGTGA
- the kaiC_2 gene encoding Circadian clock protein kinase KaiC gives MATAQRVTTGVPGLDIVLDGGLVPGATVLVQGLPGAGKTTLGLQFIYHGAVQCREPGLVVSFEEFPAQMLRDVRNFGWDFEPLVRSGAVTLIATSPQAFYQQMRDPNSDINRLLNEGKVRRVLIDSLSHFQRLTNDPVELREILNSLLNRLRQTEVTAILTQEVRWSEGEVSLEQYAVDTVIQLFFEPINRVQRRRFLEVLKARGQSFQTGRHGLEITDRGLRVYPVPMPRGHERPLTMHRVPTGVPGLDRMLGGGFFEGSVALVAGETGTGKSTLVRQFIAHAVLNGEKGLYVSLREDSQRILQSARTIGIDLEPALQHGHLTIHYVSGDVDPYRLFWDVKALLEEHAAVGQPIRRAAIDSLSDLAANFPDPNYLPHYLQAFVELFTAHGVTAVFTLSVTTANSAEHSPLDPDLVRGLDCILMLRYSLVHDHVRKVMTVVKMRGSEHDTGVRTVRINPGEGMLVETGFEGMPSFLRKLQQLAQEQQSGEMAISEKP, from the coding sequence ATGGCGACAGCGCAGCGGGTCACGACAGGCGTGCCTGGTCTGGATATCGTGTTGGACGGCGGATTGGTGCCTGGGGCAACCGTGCTGGTGCAGGGTTTGCCCGGTGCAGGTAAGACGACATTGGGGCTGCAGTTCATCTACCACGGTGCGGTGCAGTGTCGGGAACCGGGGTTGGTCGTGAGTTTTGAGGAGTTCCCCGCACAGATGTTACGGGATGTGCGCAATTTTGGCTGGGATTTTGAGCCGCTTGTCCGCTCCGGCGCCGTGACCCTGATCGCGACATCGCCGCAGGCTTTTTACCAACAAATGCGCGACCCCAATAGCGACATCAACCGGTTGCTCAACGAAGGCAAAGTGCGCCGCGTGTTGATTGACAGTTTGAGCCACTTCCAACGGCTCACCAACGACCCCGTAGAGTTGCGCGAGATTCTCAACAGCCTGTTGAACCGTTTGCGCCAGACGGAAGTTACGGCAATTCTCACGCAGGAAGTGCGATGGAGCGAGGGGGAAGTGTCGCTGGAGCAATACGCTGTGGATACGGTCATCCAACTCTTCTTTGAACCCATCAACCGCGTCCAACGGCGGCGTTTTTTGGAGGTGCTGAAAGCGCGGGGGCAATCGTTTCAGACGGGGCGGCACGGGCTGGAAATCACCGACCGCGGTTTGCGGGTCTATCCCGTTCCGATGCCGCGAGGGCACGAACGCCCCTTAACGATGCACCGTGTCCCGACAGGTGTGCCGGGGTTAGACCGCATGTTGGGAGGTGGCTTCTTTGAAGGGTCCGTTGCGCTGGTCGCCGGCGAAACTGGGACGGGCAAGTCCACTTTGGTGCGCCAATTCATCGCCCACGCCGTCTTGAATGGTGAAAAGGGCTTGTATGTCAGCCTGCGGGAAGATTCCCAGCGAATCTTACAAAGCGCGCGGACGATCGGCATTGATTTGGAGCCGGCTCTGCAGCACGGACATCTGACGATTCACTATGTCAGCGGCGATGTCGACCCCTATCGGTTGTTTTGGGATGTCAAGGCGCTGTTGGAAGAGCACGCGGCGGTGGGGCAGCCCATTCGTCGCGCCGCTATTGACAGTTTGTCGGATTTGGCGGCGAATTTTCCCGACCCCAATTATTTGCCGCACTACCTTCAAGCCTTTGTGGAGTTGTTCACGGCGCACGGTGTGACCGCAGTGTTCACCTTGAGCGTGACGACCGCAAACAGTGCTGAGCATTCGCCCCTTGACCCCGACTTGGTGCGGGGGTTGGACTGCATCCTGATGTTGCGCTACTCGTTAGTGCACGACCATGTGCGCAAGGTCATGACGGTCGTGAAGATGCGGGGCAGCGAGCACGATACCGGTGTCCGCACCGTGCGCATCAACCCTGGTGAAGGCATGTTGGTGGAAACCGGCTTTGAAGGGATGCCGTCCTTTTTGCGCAAGCTCCAACAATTGGCGCAAGAACAACAAAGCGGCGAAATGGCGATTTCTGAAAAACCCTGA
- the thyX gene encoding Flavin-dependent thymidylate synthase has product MPTFIRDPIVRLIALTHFQPPDDLNEFQVWHTDTDNEPQQLIEVAGRTCYASWHNPSGRTNAQYIANLLAQGHLSVIEHAVASFYIRGISRACSHEIVRHRHFSFSQRSTRYVDESESSFIIPECIAEDPEALRIFTEAVTHTQEAYRKLYALLQEKFAGVDDKTLRRKMARQAARMVLPNATETALVMTGNFRAWRHFIRMRASRYADVEIRKVAIAVLKELQKVAPAVFGDFKTVPLPDGTEEAVSEYQWE; this is encoded by the coding sequence ATGCCCACATTTATCCGCGACCCCATCGTCCGGTTGATTGCTCTCACGCATTTTCAGCCGCCCGACGATTTGAATGAGTTTCAAGTCTGGCACACAGACACCGACAACGAACCGCAGCAACTCATTGAGGTCGCCGGGCGCACTTGCTACGCCAGTTGGCACAACCCCTCCGGGCGCACCAACGCCCAATACATCGCCAACTTGCTGGCGCAAGGGCACCTGTCGGTCATTGAACACGCCGTCGCCAGTTTTTACATTCGGGGCATCAGCCGTGCCTGCAGTCATGAAATCGTTCGTCACCGGCACTTTTCTTTTTCCCAACGCAGCACGCGCTATGTGGACGAAAGTGAGAGCAGCTTTATCATCCCCGAGTGCATCGCTGAGGACCCCGAAGCGCTGCGCATTTTTACTGAAGCCGTCACACACACGCAAGAGGCTTACCGAAAACTTTACGCCTTGCTACAGGAAAAGTTTGCGGGGGTGGACGACAAAACGCTGCGGCGCAAAATGGCACGGCAAGCGGCACGGATGGTGTTGCCCAACGCGACGGAAACGGCGTTGGTCATGACAGGCAACTTTCGGGCGTGGCGGCACTTCATTCGGATGCGGGCAAGCCGTTACGCTGATGTAGAAATCCGCAAGGTGGCTATCGCCGTCTTGAAGGAGTTGCAAAAAGTTGCCCCTGCTGTGTTCGGCGACTTCAAAACTGTCCCCCTTCCCGACGGCACAGAGGAAGCCGTTTCGGAGTATCAGTGGGAGTAG